Proteins encoded in a region of the Raphanus sativus cultivar WK10039 chromosome 8, ASM80110v3, whole genome shotgun sequence genome:
- the LOC108821631 gene encoding fatty acid desaturase 4, chloroplastic-like — protein MYSPTMAVPLQTKYTLSPITNNIPRSHRPSLLRVRVTCSLTPGKKSHRPNHEKLVLEKRLVNPPPSDDPTLQSTWTHRLWVAAGCTTVFASFAKSVIGGFGSHLLLEPPLAGVAGYILADLGSGLYHWAIDNYGDESTPLVGTQIEAARGHHKWPWIITKRQFANNSYALARGMTFTVLPLVLACNDPVVHGFVSTFAFCILLCQQFHAWAHGSRSSLPPLVVAFQDMGLLLSRRQHVNHHRHQLTYMSYCIVSGVWNNILDDNKIFEALEKVLYVQFRVRPRSWSDQNSE, from the coding sequence ATGTACTCCCCTACAATGGCTGTGCCTCTTCAAACGAAGTACACTTTGAGTCCCATCACAAACAACATCCCAAGAAGCCATCGTCCGTCGCTTCTCCGTGTACGTGTTACGTGCTCCCTTACCCCCGGCAAGAAGTCTCATCGTCCTAACCATGAGAAGCTCGTTCTTGAGAAACGCCTTGTGAATCCTCCTCCCTCCGACGACCCAACTCTACAATCTACATGGACCCACCGGTTATGGGTCGCAGCGGGTTGCACCACCGTTTTTGCCTCTTTTGCCAAATCTGTTATTGGAGGGTTTGGTTCTCATCTCTTGCTCGAACCACCTTTAGCCGGGGTCGCAGGATACATCTTAGCTGATCTTGGCTCTGGTCTGTACCACTGGGCCATCGATAACTACGGTGACGAGTCAACGCCTCTAGTAGGAACCCAAATCGAAGCAGCACGAGGTCACCACAAATGGCCTTGGATTATCACCAAACGACAATTTGCAAACAATTCATACGCTTTGGCCCGTGGCATGACCTTTACGGTTCTTCCACTAGTTCTTGCATGCAATGATCCGGTGGTTCATGGCTTTGTGAGCACGTTTGCATTTTGTATATTGCTTTGCCAACAGTTTCATGCTTGGGCTCATGGAAGCAGGAGCAGCCTTCCACCTCTAGTGGTGGCGTTTCAGGACATGGGGCTTCTTCTTTCACGGAGACAACACGTGAATCATCACAGGCACCAACTTACGTATATGAGTTACTGCATAGTTAGTGGGGTGTGGAACAATATTTTGGATGATAATAAGATCTTTGAGGCATTGGAGAAGGTGTTATATGTCCAGTTTAGGGTGAGACCTAGGTCATGGAGCGACCAAAACTCCGAATGA
- the LOC108822357 gene encoding fatty acid desaturase 4, chloroplastic-like: protein MAVSLQIKYPLRPITNNVPRTHRPSLLHLRVTCSASTTTTKPQPKLVVDKRFVNPPPLPNDPSLQSTWTHRLWVAAGCTTLFASLAKSIVGGVGSHLWLEPALAGYAGYILADLGSGVYHWAIDNYGDESTPIVGTQIEAFQGHHKWPWTITRRQFANNLHALARVITFTVLPLDLAFNDPVVHGFVSTFAFCIMFSQQFHAWAHGTKSKLPPLVVAFQDMGLLVSRRQHAEHHRAPYNNNYCIVSGVWNKVLDESKVFEALEMVLYNKLGVRPRSWSEPNSEWTEEKDISNNQA from the coding sequence ATGGCTGTATCACTTCAAATCAAGTACCCTCTAAGACCCATCACCAACAACGTTCCAAGAACCCACCGTCCTTCACTGCTCCATCTACGTGTCACATGCTCTGCttctaccaccaccaccaagcCTCAACCTAAGCTTGTGGTTGATAAACGTTTTGTgaatcctcctcctcttcccaACGACCCGTCTCTCCAGTCAACATGGACTCATCGCTTATGGGTTGCAGCTGGTTGCACTACATTGTTTGCCTCTTTGGCTAAATCCATCGTTGGAGGGGTTGGTTCTCATCTCTGGCTCGAACCAGCTCTAGCCGGCTATGCAGGGTACATCCTGGCTGATCTAGGCTCTGGTGTGTACCACTGGGCCATTGATAACTACGGAGATGAGTCAACACCTATAGTAGGAACCCAAATCGAAGCGTTTCAAGGTCACCACAAGTGGCCTTGGACAATCACGAGAAGACAATTTGCAAACAATCTACACGCCCTGGCTCGAGTCATAACCTTCACGGTGCTTCCACTAGACCTTGCGTTTAATGACCCGGTGGTTCATGGCTTTGTGAGCACATTTGCGTTTTGCATAATGTTTAGCCAGCAGTTCCATGCTTGGGCTCATGGAACCAAGAGCAAGCTTCCACCTCTCGTGGTGGCGTTTCAAGACATGGGACTGCTTGTTTCAAGGAGACAGCACGCGGAACATCACCGAGCACCGTATAACAACAATTACTGCATTGTGAGTGGGGTCTGGAACAAAGTTTTGGATGAGAGTAAGGTCTTCGAGGCGTTAGAGATGGTGTTGTATAACAAGCTTGGGGTGAGACCGAGGTCATGGAGCGAGCCAAACTCTGAGTGGACAGAAGAAAAAGACATATCCAACAACCAAGCATAA